Proteins from one Carcharodon carcharias isolate sCarCar2 chromosome 19, sCarCar2.pri, whole genome shotgun sequence genomic window:
- the LOC121291933 gene encoding zinc finger protein 271-like: MEEKPFKCEVCDRAFAHSSTLVQHRHIHAGEKPFTCEVCKKSFSRSSHFHVHRRIHTGEKPFTCNVCDKSFSDPSTLRIHQRIHTGEKPFTCEVCDKSFSRSSILRAHQRIHTGEKLFTCELCDKAFTLLSNLMRHQTVHTGEKPFKCEVCDKAFAISTRLLRHQSIHRGEKPFRCEVCELAFTQYSHLLTHQRIHTGEKPFKCDMCDRAFTQSSTLNQHRRIHTGEKPFMCEVCNKSFSQLTNLHAHQRIHTGEKPFTCEVCNKSFSRSSTLRVHYRIHTGEKPFTCELCDKAFTTSSTLLVHQRIHSRVTLQV, translated from the coding sequence ATGGAagagaaaccattcaagtgtgaaGTGTGTGACCGAGCTTTCGCACATTCATCAACACTCGTTCAACATCGACACATTCACGCTGGGGAGAAACCGTTCACGTGCGAGGTTTGCAAAAAATCATTCTCGCGCTCATCTCACTTTCACGTACACCGACGTATCCACACTGGAGAGAAACCATTTACATGCAatgtgtgtgacaaatcattctcggaCCCATCTACACTCCGCATAcatcaacgcattcacacaggggagaaaccattcacatgtgaggtgtgtgacaaatcattttcACGGTCATCAATCCTCCGTGCAcatcaacgcattcacacaggggagaagttGTTCACATGTGAACTGTGTGACAAAGCTTTCACATTGTTATCAAACCTCATGCGCCATCAGACAgtccacacaggggagaaacctttcaagtgtgaggtttgtgaTAAAGCTTTTGCAATATCTACAAGGCTCCTGAGACACCAGAGCATTCACAGAGGGGAGAAACCCTTCAGGTGTGAGGTTTGTGAGCTGGCTTTCACCCAATACTCCCATCTCCTGACACATCAgaggattcacacaggggagaaacctttCAAGTGTGACATGTGTGACCGAGCCTTCACACAGTCATCGACGCTCAATCAACACcgacgcattcacactggggagaaaccgttcatgtgtgaggtgtgcaacaaatcattctcacaGTTAACAAACCTCCATGcacaccagcgcattcacacaggggagaaaccattcacgtgtGAAGTGTGCAATAAATCATTCTCGCGGTCTTCAACACTCCGCGTACACTatcgcattcacacaggggagaaaccattcacgtgcGAGCTGTGTGATAAAGCTTTCAcaacctcatcaacactcctggtacATCAGAGGATCCACAGTAGAGTAACTCTTCAAGTGTAA
- the LOC121291925 gene encoding zinc finger protein 271-like isoform X1, producing MCLMCNKSFSRSQTLRVHQRIHTGEKPFMCEVCDKSFSDSSALQGHQRIHTGEKPFTCEVCDKSFSQASNLRVHQRIHTGEKPFTCKMCDKSFSDSSALRGHQRIHTGEKPFTCEVCDKSFSQASNLHVHQRIHTGEKPFMCKMCDKSFSDSSALRGHQRIHTGEKPFTCEVCDKSFSLSSNLHVHQRIHTGEKPFTCEMCDKSFSQSTELRVHQRIHTGEKPFKCGVCNKSFSNSSYLRTHERIHTGEKPFTCGVCDKSFSRSSSLRTHQRIHTGEKPFTCKMCDKSFSDSSALRGHQRIHTGEKPFTCEVCDKSFSQASNLHVHQRIHTGEKPFTCKMCDKSFSDSSALQGHQRIHTGEKPFTCEVCDKSFSLSSNLHVHQRIHTGEKPFTCEVCEKSFSQSTELRVHQRIHTGEKPFMCEVCCKWFSNSSYLRTHERIHTGEKPFTCEVCDKSFSRSSSLRTHQRIHTGEKSFTCEVCNKSFSQPRTLHVHQRIHTEVIVQV from the coding sequence atgtgTTTGATGTGCAACAAATCATTTTCGCGGTCCCAGACCCTCCGTGTACACCAAcgtattcacactggggagaaaccattcatgtgTGAAGTGTGCGACAAATCGTTCTCGGATTCATCAGCTCTTCAGggacaccaacgcattcacactggggagaaaccattcacatgtgagGTTTGTGACAAATCGTTCTCACAGGCATCAAATCTCCGTGTAcatcaacgcattcacacaggtgagaaaccattcacatgcaaGATGTGTGACAAATCGTTCTCGGATTCATCGGCCCTCCGAGgtcaccaacgcattcacactggggagaaaccgttcACATGTGAGgtttgtgacaaatcattctcacagGCATCAAACCTCCATGTACACCAACGTATTCACACGGGCGAGAAGCCATTCATGTGTAAgatgtgtgacaaatcattttcGGATTCATCAGCGCTCCGGggacaccaacgcattcacacaggggagaaaccattcacatgtgaggtttgtgacaaatcattctcgtTGTCATCGAACCTCCATGTACACCAACGCatccacacaggggagaaaccattcacatgtgagATGTGTGATAAATCATTCTCCCAGTCAACGGAACTCCGTGtgcaccaacgcattcacacaggggagaaaccattcaaatGCGGAGTGTGCAATAAATCATTCTCAAATTCATCGTACCTCCGCACACACgaacgcattcacactggggagaagccattcacgtGTGGGGTTTGTGATAAATCATTCTCGCGGTCATCGAGTCTCCGcacacaccaacgcattcacacaggggagaaaccattcacgtgcAAGATGTGTGAcaaatcgttctcagattcatcGGCCCTCCGAGGTCACCAAcgtattcacacaggggagaaaccattcacatgtgaggtttgtgacaaatcattctcacagGCATCAAACCTCCAtgtacaccaacgcattcacacggGCGAGAAGCCATTCACTTGTAAGATGTGTGACAAATCGTTTTCGGATTCATCGGCCCTCCAGggacaccaacgcattcacactggggagaaaccattcacatgtgaggtttgtgacaaatcattctcgctGTCATCGAACCTCCATGTACACCAACGCAtacacacaggggagaaaccatttacATGTGAGGTGTGTGAGAAATCATTCTCCCAGTCAACGGAGCTCCGTGtgcaccagcgcattcacacaggggagaaaccattcatgtgCGAAGTGTGCTGCAAATGGTTCTCTAATTCATCGTACCTCCGCACACACgaacgcattcacactggggagaagccattcacgtGTGAGGTTTGTGATAAATCATTCTCGCGGTCATCGAGTCTCCGcacacaccaacgcattcacacaggggagaaatcATTCACGTGTGAGGTGTGTAACAAATCATTCTCACAGCCTCGAACTCTTCAtgtacaccaacgcattcacacagaaGTAAttgttcaagtgtga